In one window of Solanum pennellii chromosome 2, SPENNV200 DNA:
- the LOC114075997 gene encoding glutathione S-transferase L1-like: MTIDKASVPSLEHNNKVIGESLVLVKYVDCNFEGPSFMPDDQEKQKFAEELIAYSDTTFVPEVYRSFAKDARKLAGAQFEYIEKALHKFDDGTFFLGQFSQVDIIYAPFIERFHVFMQEGFNYDITTGRPKLAKWIEV; the protein is encoded by the exons ATGACTATTGACAAAGCTAGT GTGCCTTCCCTAGAGCACAACAACAAGGTGATCGGAGAGAGTTTGGTTCTGGTTAAATATGTTGATTGTAACTTTGAAGGACCATCATTCATGCCGGAT GACCAGGAAAAGCAAAAATTTGCTGAAGAATTGATAGCTTATAGTGACACTACATTCGTCCCAGAAGTATACAGATCTTTCGCAAAAGATGCACGAAAACTGGCTG GTGCACAATTTGAGTACATAGAAAAAGCTCTCCACAAATTCGACGATGGGACTTTCTTCCTTGGTCAATTCAGTCAG GTTGACATTATATATGCTCCATTTATCGAAAGGTTCCATGTATTTATGCAAGAGGGGTTTAACTATGACATCACAACCGGGAGGCCTAAGCTAGCAAAGTGGATTGAGGTATGA
- the LOC107010531 gene encoding glutathione S-transferase L3-like: MIKLVPIDLQNRPDWYKEKVYPKNKVPSLEHNNKVIGESLVLVKYVDCNFEGPSFMPDDQEKRKFAEKLIAYSDTTFVPEVYRSFAKDARKLAGAQFYYLEKALHKFDDGPFFLGQFSQVDIIYAPFIERFHVFMPEGFNYDITTRRPKLAKWIEEMNNLDGYKQTKVLEQEKMDEYYKNRFLPKA, from the exons ATGATCAAGTTAGTTCCAATTGATCTTCAGAACAGGCCTGATTGGTACAAGGAAAAAGTTTACCCCAAAAATAAG GTGCCTTCCCTAGAGCACAACAACAAGGTGATCGGAGAGAGTTTGGTTCTGGTTAAATATGTTGATTGTAACTTTGAAGGACCATCATTCATGCCGGAT GACCAGGAAAAGCGAAAATTTGCTGAAAAATTGATAGCTTATAGTGACACTACATTCGTCCCAGAAGTATACAGATCTTTCGCAAAAGATGCACGGAAACTGGCTG GTGCACAATTTTATTACCTAGAAAAAGCTCTCCACAAATTCGACGATGGGCCTTTCTTCCTTGGTCAATTCAGTCAG GTTGACATAATATATGCTCCATTTATCGAAAGGTTCCATGTATTTATGCCAGAGGGGTTTAACTATGACATCACAACCAGGAGGCCTAAGCTAGCCAAGTGGATTGAG GAAATGAACAATCTTGATGGATACAAGCAAACAAAAGTCTTGGAACAAGAGAAAATGGATGAGTACTATAAGAATCGCTTTCTGCCG aaaGCTTGA